CTTATTCTCAGGGTTGTTGCATGAAGAAGCTTATATCATTCGCTATATTTTCAGCATCTGCAGCAGCTCCATAGAAACCTCTTCTTGATAGGCCAACACAGTATAAACCATTATTTCCCTTCCAATGGCTGGGGTATTTTGGCTTTGGAAGACCATCATCATTCAGAAGGTAATCATCACCCTGcacaaaacattatttaatttcttaaacacaatcaatttaacaaattatattaagatatattttcaatctcatatattagaaatataaaaatatattttaaatttaattcatctcATATTTAGATTGGGTGAAATTTTcaacataatttttatctttattttttttatacaactAATTACTAATTACTAATTACTTCTTACCTTGAGCCACTTGTTGGTTGATCTCTTGAAGCCTGTGCAGAAAACAATGGAGTCAAATGGGTGTAACTCTCCATTCTTGAATAGGACATCCTTGCCTCTTACGCTTTCTATTTCTGCTCCCAAAACCTACAtatcacaaaatataaagaagGCTGCTTCGTCACGTCACAGGAAACAAACATTATGGTGTAAAATTGCAGCAAAAGATGAGTCAACAACATGTGATGCAATCCAAGGAAATGAAACAGTTCACCTAACTATAAAGTGTATAAGAATGTATTTGATATGCATAGAAGAAcaacggaaaaaaaaaaaccaaatgtTTGCAGAAAAACAACACTAAAAACCTTCCCTTTTCTGCTGATTATTGGATTATTGGTCTAATTGaacattttagtaaaatatattagtaaatatGATAGTCACATATAGGAGTGGTTTAAAGAATTAAAGATGCTCTCAAACTATGCACGCAGAATTGTCAAAATGGATTACAATTCGTTGGCTAATTCGATCCATCACGagttcttgaaaaaaatatattatgtagaCTAATTTTTAATCCAGTTCATTTAAATCCGACTTATCGGAATTAAatccgtggtgagccgggttaaCTCACTAActcatctaattttatttataatagtttattatcttataaaatcttaaaaaatactATCCAACTtattatatgtgaatattttgaattgtctttaagtttaacatcattttcgAAATAAGTGAACCAATCCATTTAATTCATTAACTCATGATGGGTCGAATCCAATTggattcaaaattttgttaataaatgaaatgaaatggaTTGACTTATTAAATTACCAATGCATCCGGGCcggataaaaaatattttagcaaTTAAAACTTTGAATATTTGACCTACAAAGATTATATCTATCTATAACACGTACCTTTAATTCATGAGATTTTATCTTGTCGTAGGTTCCAACGTCAATAATTGGATATTTTCCATGATTGTTCTTCATGGAAAAGGGTCCTTCAGTGGGTCTTCTAACCCCATATTTAGTCACATCACCGTAAACCATGGTGCTGAGAATCACCATCAACAAGTCCACACTGCTCAACGACAAATACTTGAGCAGAAACAACCCTAAACTTACCATTCCCCTTGATAGAAAATGAACCTGTTCCTTCcattattattcaataatttcCATCTATTAGAGTGCGTAAGAAGCAAACCATAACTCACCCTTTATTCAAGTCAACACCCAAATATCCATAATcatcaatattataaatacgCTTACTTTTCCTGTTCTTTTCACATCAATTCATCACCGCTACAAAGCGCATAAAAGTCAACTCAACAACCTACCGTAAACACCTTATACCAATTCTAGTGAAAATGACTCTTGACATTTTAACTCGTTTTCTAAGCTTTATTCTCACAtgatcattaattattatttaatatattaatgcaTTGATACGTCAGATAAAGATTGGTTCGAGTGTGAATTGTTtgatgaatatttaaattaaagtagaGTTAGTCTAACAACAAGTCTACAAACATTAAAGCTTCGGGTCCactaaatttttaagtaaacAAATAATGTGCTATGGAAAAAAATATCTAACATGTAGGTAACGTGtctcataaaaatatatatatatatatatatatatatatatatatatatatatatatatatatatatatatatatatatatatatatatatatatcatctttTAAACCATGTAGTTAGCTATCTGATTATTGTAAGtgaatatattcatatatattgaaGTATTGATCTTTAACTTCCAAACAAGTAATAACCTTAGTATGATATAACACCAACATAAGCATgctataatgttttaaaaaagatttaattctttctaaaatacatttttcttaaaaagagcAAAAAACCAGACCATGCAATTCAGCTCCAGCGGAACCAAGTTatgaacttaatataaaaataggtCTCTTTTAATAAAGGACCACGATAGTTTTACCCATTCTTTTATTCTGATATACCAGGTTGGATTGGAGAATTTTTTATCAGATTTCTTTGAGGGAAAAATAAATCGTAATTCTctcctatttttttatatttctgagtaaaaaaagaaagaagaagagagcaactaagaataaaataatgatatcatagacaacatcataaaaatataaaattgtatttaaaaaaaataaaaaaagtagtgTTAAATTAAcgtaaaaaaagttaagtttgTGAAAGAATATTTTCCTAGGAATAATAACCTCGTATCTTAAAACCTACAGTAATAGTATAAACTTGTTTAACCTTAATCCTACAAAAGCATTAGACGATGAAAATACTAATTGACTATAATAGAATTACCGGGCTTCGAACAAGAATGGAGGTTTTGGCACCATGGTTGACAAGGTCCAAAGCGATTTCCATGCCGGAATTCCCAGACCCAACAACAAGAACATGCTCGTCTTTGAACTCCTTCCCTGACTTGAACTTAGTGGAATGAATCACCTTTCCAGGGAAACTACTCAACCCTTCCACGGCCGGCACAAAGGGGTCGCTAGTTTCCCCAGTAGCCACCACCAGGAATCTCCCGCAGTACTTCTCCACCTCGCCGGATTCCCCATTCCTGGCCTCCACCCTCCAGCAGCGGCGGGCGTCGTCGTACTGGGCCAGCTCCACCGTCCTCCGATAGAGCGGCGCGATGGCGAAGTGGGAGACGTAGTCGTCGAGGTACTCTAGGAACTGGTTCTTGGGAACGTAGGAAGGGAAAGTGGGTGGAAATGGCTTGTGGGGAAGCTGGCAGAACTGCTTTCTGAGGTGGAGGTGGAGACGGTCGTAAGAGTATTTCTTCCATAGAGAAGCGAAACAGTCTTCTCTCTCAATGATTATGAACGGAATTGATTGCTTCCTTAAACATGCGGCGGCGGAAAGGCCTGAGGGGCCTGCTCCGACCACTATGACTCCCTCGGCCTTATCTTCCTCCTGCATTCTCACTCTTTGTTTTCGATCTTAGTTATTTCTGCTGCAACGTATTATATAGGGCCCTTGCTTCTGCAGAGAAATCACACATAACAAGATTGAATAATATGAGAGCTCAGGCTTAGCTTTGATGACGCGCTGTATAGAATAAGTCTTTCTACATTTCTGTTATCTCGTTCGAAATGTTTACGTGAAGCATTAAATTTcacaaataaattacaaaaattaaaaaattaaataaaattacgaAAATTCACCGATAATGGCTTGGAAaattgacaccaatttttgacactgcacatgtgtcaaaacGTAGTCGGaggattttaaattaaaaatactgaaACAAgaatatatttggaagaaaaaaactaaatttttttttaatttgaaatcctCCAATCACATTTTCACACGTGTGTATAGTGtgaaaattgtattaaaaaattagtgtCAACGTATATTTTCCTAATGTCTTATACCCTTTCATTGAAACAGTTGAGAAATGAAAATCATTAGTCTATCCAACGATTTTAATGTGATATAATCgtttgaaaatgttttccaTCTAAAGTGTCTGAGAAAAAAACATGACAGGATTACAGGTTTTACTGTCTCTGTTCCTTTTAACTGCATGTTTATCCAACAAATCTGAAGCACAGAAAAGGGGTTTGTCCCGTCAGCCAATAGAAAAGGGAAAATCCTATTTTGAAAACCCAcaattttcttaagaaaaatattttttaataatttttttataatgtttacgTGATGATTATAATtaatccgttttaaatattattttaaaaataaatttaaacaaaccagTAAAATAGAAAcgtaatatttattattaaaagattattaCGATAtggatttataatttatgatttattgaagaaaacatattatttacaaaaataaagttgcaTGAGCATAATCAATTAATAGCCAAGTAAACATCTCTTCTTCATATATTACATTAggaatacaattttattattcaaaatataaatttcaatcataacaattcaaagttttttttttatcattcaaattacaatattaaattattcattaaaccccttttattagtaatttgaatttattttaagacttaattatttaagaatCCACTCCAATTCTTattgacataattttttttccgtGTAACTTGTTTATGTAACCATTATATattacacaaaataaattattttcatttaataaataattattaagtatTTTGCATTAACCGTTctcatttttacataataagaaaatcatatgtaaaataattaaaaagtgaaagtaaaaataaaatgtaattaattattataaaaataatttatattttcttaaatttaattagaaattaataaattaataaataaataaataaataatcatatactTAAATCCCAAAACTTGTTTCACAatttacttcttttctttatgtGTTTACGCTATTACTATCTCTGAACATACATAGAAGGTTAAGAAACTTTtccgtaaaaaaaaaattcagtaacaattttttaaattggtgtagtaaattatttaaaattgttatgtTAACGTcaatatctttaaattaaagttaGAATTTGGAAGATTTGGTCCAATTATTGTTATTAGAAAATGATTACATTTCATGATTATTTGCCAATTAACTCTATCCATAGTATTAAGCAAAAGAAAGTGCATAATTAAGCATTTCAATTCTTGAAAGATAAAACGGATAAAGAAAGTGCATAATTACgcatataattaacataacaTTTGACAAAGAGAAACTACTTGTAAGTTATTCAACATCTGGTATTAGAATTCAGAAGAGTGACAGTGCATTATTGAGCAttgaatattgttaaaaaaaaaaaatgaaatattgtattttttatttcataataaagagagtatacaattgatatatataatagttcaaaataatataataaatacatagatataaataaagaataaaataattctaataaatatCCATAATAAGTTATCTTCCAATCaaagaaataaatgataaaCACATTTGCTTTTGGGAAAAGTAAGTTGTGCCTTTGAATTTTTGGGACAACACATTTCAGGGTTTTCTCACGAAAATCACATCAAACCCAATCTCAGCCGTAGAAAAATCGAATTTCTTTATATAGGGTCATAATGGATAGTGATATAATGAAcatttatatcatatataatattattttcttttcttttgtcattCTACCACAAATCAACGTACAATTTACACGTTAGTCTTATTAAAAACTTACTTTTTTAGTGTAAAAGTGtgttaaagtatattttttgttagtttaaaCTTGAATTATTTTCACCTGAGTTGGGTATAATTATATTGGTGGATGGATGATTTATTTCTATTAATGTAATAATTCAATCAGTTTAAGCTACTTTTCTGAGCATcactcttattttattaattgctTAAAAAAACCTAATAAATGAAGTACCACCTAAAATAGAAGTCAACtttccattttctattttccatGCATGATAGGAATCAAGAAAAATAAGACGTTCATTAATTTGCCTTCTCCTAACTATTTCATAcattaaatttcattcaattaattcaaagtgggaaattttgtattttaatgatGTACTACAAAAGTATAATTAACTCTGATTcgatattatattttgatttatttatataatataatttgattacaTTTAGTAGCAATccttaaacaaataatatataggTAAACACAATgtgtgaatattttaaaatggcATAGACCAAGATACATGAATAGCATAGCATGGAAGGTGTTTGTGAAATTGTTAGATGATAGAAACCTTTAGCTTTCAGTGGGTGAGATCTTGTTCTTAAAGGACACACCAATAATTGATAATGTCGATACCTAAAAAGCAACCTCATGGTCCTTGCTAGCTCCTTTATAAGCAACACAAAAGCTTAAAAGTGATGCAATATCGATGCTATTTGCATGTGAATGTTTCTATCTTGCTGTTTATTAACCCAGTCCCTCAGACTGGCACGCATGCTGAATACAAATTCAAAGGAGTTTTTTCTTACATGGATTGTTCAACAATGcttaaactatttaaaagtaTACACTTCAGATTTAGATTCCTAACATgacataaaataacaaaataacatattaaaacagtcctttcaacttttttttataattttttcatgacGTATCATAACCAATTCAATGGATAAACCAAAAATTTAATGGGAAAGttagaataaagaaaattggaaataaattattatgagatgttatatgtttatttaattaagttaaagagAGTTGTTGTTGAAGCAGTTTTATGAAGAAAAGGATATATAGTAATGAAATTTGACAGAGAGGGGTGGAACTGTATTTTCCAACTTTTTAATTCTTTGCTTTGGTTGGTAGTTGGGTTTCTGTTTGAGGCAACCTAATTCATGAATGCAAACCAAACAAAGTTGTTATGTCTCATGTCGCCAAATTCAATCGTTTATCATGATTTTtcgttaaagaaaaatattttgtgaaatatctaatttttttgatattcatttaatattattctttttatacaaaaatataaaactttacatatttttaatattttatctttatattccACGatgtaaaagtataaaaatgtatcatgatataatgatataattatttcttgttAAAATGTATTGTCATTAGTAACAATTTTGTGCTCATGCTCAACTACAAAACTCGTCTTACGACTttactaattttcacaaaatgttattataaatcGTACTtactataacttttatttttcttatataatcgTTGAAGAATAAAAGGTTGTGAAAGATGAATTAATGCCATTAAAAGGAATAGGTTGGACAGCTAAAATTTCTACTATCTGAATAAATTCTATAGGAACTAAGCATTAGTCATGGACAACAAGGTGAAGAATGACATCCTGAAAGACCTTGAGCAAAATCACTTACCTACCAACAAAACTAGTATGAACAACAGTAAGATATGAAGATATTGATCATacacattattaaaaagttaaaaataaaagtttaattttattttgattatgtttaagttttatttacatTACGTTTGGATTACTTTTATCTCCAAGTTTTGGATTTAGGATTGAAATCTGAATTATGTTTTAGTTTCATCTGAATTTTGAATTATGgtatgtttaaatttgaattatattttagttttatctgAATTTTGAATTATGGTATGTTTAAATTTGATTCTAAGTGTAACATAAATAGttcttgaaattaattttaaattataacttacgatggaataatattttattagaagaTGTTTAAATACTgacattattatatatctaaaataaatagtaattaattttaaagacgAAAAATAATTAGTCACTGTATTGATTAATTCATATgttattagttatttaaaatagtattcattataaaaaaatcataattgaatttataattagagatgaatttagatattaatttatttagtagttaaaattttaatagttaatGTTAGAGATCAATTTagtgataaatttataatttaattatattttttaattcataaaagattattttagataataattattgatatttaaattggTCACTacatcaattaattatttttatctttaaaatttgttactatttatgtattttcttatagtgtgtgttaatgtatattataagtataataataataatagtaatttgtGCATGATTTAATAAGAATTTACTTACATTAGACACTGTTATATGTGTCAAGTATAGCAGTTACATGGTTTAATAAGAAGTGTTGTTTTTGTATTCTTCCTCCTTTGTGTGTTCTATTTTTATATGGTGTTGACATTTTTCATAATGTGAAAAAGTATAACAAATGATGATGACAtttatcaaaacaatttttttgtcatttaaatatcatataaaaacaaattaaccatttggatgattttcctttcaacatgatttaattgttaaatgaaaatgaaaaagtaatacattaaaagaacaataaaaattGACTATAAAAGTATTGTgtacaatttatataaaatattacaaatatttaattaatataataaaaatgtttatattttaatttataaataaacttaattatgttttaagtctcaaataaacttaactttTATTGAGTTTTTGATAAGTTTTTATCATCtactaaatattcaataattttatatttttaattgaattttgggttaaatatgtttttagtccctatattttggggtgattttggttttagttcctctttcaaactaaggtacaatttagtcccttcaactttagaaaactctcgttttagtcctttttaccaaatttttttaactttatttgttgtttcaagcacatttaattatagcatttggattatttacactgtttgacacatttttgcttcaatgttaactgagaaacgtgtttaaaacagcaaataaaattaaaaaattttggtaaaaaagactaaaaccaaagttttctaaagtttaaggactaaattgtatcttagtttgagagagggactaaaaccaaaattgtcccAAAGTATacggactaaaaacatatttaacccttgaaTTTTTACTGTTAAATAAGTGATGTGATTGTTGAGTGGCTAATTACAAATTTGTTAGATTACTTGTTGAATTGTTGTCaagtgttattttataatttataattttatagttttataatttttataattttaatccaaaatcatataattattaaattataaaattttaaaataataaaataatttataacaatgTCTCAATAATGTgacattataaaataacatctGTTATTTAATAGTCATATcattatgttaatataaaaatttaattgcagatattcaatttaaaaataaaaatgtattaagtaCTGAATTTAGCATCCAAATTTATTAGaaagtttctaaatttattataaacttaaaacataattaactgTTAGGGTTTGTTTATATGAGATGAATTAGGAAAAATgaattgggggagagtgattgaatgaatttaagaggatttgaaggtgattttttttttttttgtttatttgagtatatttgaaggtaattgagagtgaatttttagaggtaaagtttgtgagaattaatgtaggacttaatttatgtgacagttaaaaaattttgtttaattgttaaaaaacaaagattaccaaaatactctaggtattaaagtaatataaaatgatacttgttaatgttatatttaattgtaaaatgtttattaagaataaaaaatttagaataattattaaaaataaatttaaaaatttaattaaattataatttagtgaaatgatatttatgattaatatatttttttgtaaaaattatttgaaatagtaaaattaaaaataatttaatatacaatacaatttttaggatacaatttaaaaaataatagaaaaataaaatattatatttttatccttagttataaaagtaatttaaaataaattagtgttaattatattaaattaattgttaattattattattaaatttaaggttttaacaattaaataattaaatctaaagTGGACTCTTCTCtcataagaataaaaaactattaatacaaaattaatttatccaCCCATATCAGATCTATATACACTATTCAGAGAGTTGCAGTACCATATCTTTAATTTCAcgtatattcttattttaaaaatacataaaggtATTTAGTAAAACTGTGTGAATCTTTTTACAAatattccttttctttgtttatggAACTAAGGAGACAATATCATTTGCTATGTTTTGAGCCTGAGCATTCTCCATAGAGTTCTGTTCTTCCATTCCAACGCAGTACAAACCGTTCTTACCCTTCCATTGATTTTTCGAACAAGGAAAACCATCCTCGTTCAGAAGATCTTCACCTCTCtgtttaaaacaaatcaatattaatgttattaattatcaaaataagttGATCCTAATAATAATCAGTATTCATTATCTGAATTGAACATATATTAATACAAAGTGAACAACACAAAACAGAGAAAACTCGGtgatttttatatcataaattacatagaaataaagaaacaacTAACAAAAAAGATGACATTTATAACAAGCAGATACAGATAAACCAGAACAGGAAATAGTAAC
The sequence above is drawn from the Vigna radiata var. radiata cultivar VC1973A chromosome 3, Vradiata_ver6, whole genome shotgun sequence genome and encodes:
- the LOC106757305 gene encoding probable indole-3-pyruvate monooxygenase YUCCA10 isoform X2 → MQEEDKAEGVIVVGAGPSGLSAAACLRKQSIPFIIIEREDCFASLWKKYSYDRLHLHLRKQFCQLPHKPFPPTFPSYVPKNQFLEYLDDYVSHFAIAPLYRRTVELAQYDDARRCWRVEARNGESGEVEKYCGRFLVVATGETSDPFVPAVEGLSSFPGKVIHSTKFKSGKEFKDEHVLVVGSGNSGMEIALDLVNHGAKTSILVRSPVHFLSRGMVSLGLFLLKYLSLSSVDLLMVILSTMVYGDVTKYGVRRPTEGPFSMKNNHGKYPIIDVGTYDKIKSHELKVLGAEIESVRGKDVLFKNGELHPFDSIVFCTGFKRSTNKWLKGDDYLLNDDGLPKPKYPSHWKGNNGLYCVGLSRRGFYGAAADAENIANDISFFMQQP
- the LOC106757305 gene encoding probable indole-3-pyruvate monooxygenase YUCCA10 isoform X1; the protein is MQEEDKAEGVIVVGAGPSGLSAAACLRKQSIPFIIIEREDCFASLWKKYSYDRLHLHLRKQFCQLPHKPFPPTFPSYVPKNQFLEYLDDYVSHFAIAPLYRRTVELAQYDDARRCWRVEARNGESGEVEKYCGRFLVVATGETSDPFVPAVEGLSSFPGKVIHSTKFKSGKEFKDEHVLVVGSGNSGMEIALDLVNHGAKTSILVRSPEQVHFLSRGMVSLGLFLLKYLSLSSVDLLMVILSTMVYGDVTKYGVRRPTEGPFSMKNNHGKYPIIDVGTYDKIKSHELKVLGAEIESVRGKDVLFKNGELHPFDSIVFCTGFKRSTNKWLKGDDYLLNDDGLPKPKYPSHWKGNNGLYCVGLSRRGFYGAAADAENIANDISFFMQQP